Sequence from the Macaca thibetana thibetana isolate TM-01 chromosome 20, ASM2454274v1, whole genome shotgun sequence genome:
CAGGATGCAGAATCTAGGGCAAATGAGGCCTGGGAGTATGTGTTAAAAACCACCTGGCGTCCTGCTCCCGGGCCCAGGCTCTTGTGGCGACTGCGTGTGGCTGCTTTCTTGGACAGATCTTGGGGATGTCCAGTCTACCCTCTGGGCCTCTGTTCTGGGCCACAGgcaggtgtgtgacaccatgccACAGCTGCTCTGAGGGTGCACCTCATGGGCCAGCCCCGTCACCTCCCCTGCATCGATCCCCTGCCTGCAGGCCAGTCTGAGAGCGTGCGGGATGTGCAGTTCAGTATCCGGGACTACTTCACCTTTGCTTCCACCTTCGAGAATGGCAACGTGCAGCTCTGGGACATCCGGCGTCCCGACCGGTGTGAGAGGATGTTCACAGCCCACAATGGACCCGTCTTCTGCTGCGACTGGCACCCCGAGGATAGGTGTGGCATGGGGTGCAGGGGGCAGCAGGTTGACAGTAAGCTCTCACTGCCTCAGACTTGTGAGTCAGTCCGGAGCAGCAGAGCTAGGGGGTCCCCTCTCCACAGGAAAGGCCACTGAGGGTTTGGGTGGGCCTTCCCACAGGGGCTGGTTGGCCACAGGAGGGCGCGACAAGATGGTGAAGGTCTGGGACATGACCACACATCGTGCCAAGGAGATGCACTGTGTGCAGACCATCGCCTCAGTGGCCCGTGTCAAGTGGCGGCCTGAGTGCCGCCACCACCTGGCCACGTGCTCCATGATGGTGGACCACAACATCTACGTCTGGGATGTGCGCCGGCCCTTCGTGCCAGCTGCCATGTTTGAGGAGCACCGAGACGTCACTACGGGAATCGCCTGGCGCCACCCCCACGACCCCTCCTTCCTGCTGTCTGGGTCCAAGGACAGCTCACTGTGCCAGCACCTGTTCCGCGATGCCAGCCAGCCTGTCGAGCGTGCCAACCCTGAGGGCCTCTGCTACGGCCTCTTCGGGGACCTGGCCTTCGCCGCCAAGGAAAGCCTAGTGGCTGCCGAGTCGGGGCGCAAGCCCTACACTGGCGACCGGCGCCACCCTATCTTCTTTAAGCGCAAGCTGGACCCTGCCGAGCCCTTTGCAGGCTTGGCCTCCAGCGCCCTCAGTGTCTTTGAGACAGAGCCGGGTGGCGGCGGCATGCGCTGGTTTGTAGACACAGCTGAGCGTTACGCGCTGGCTGGCCGGCCACTGGCAGAGCTCTGTGACCACAATGCAAAGGTGGCTCGAGAGCTTGGCCGCAACCAGGTAGGTAGGTGTTGAGCCTGGGGGCCCCGGGGCCATGACCTCAGGGCAGGGGCTTGTTCATCTGTCAGCTGTGCCCACCCCCCGACCTCAAGCTCCGCAGTGGATTCCAGCCGGTCACACCAACAGCCCTTGCCCCGATCGCTGAGGGTGTCAGGATCACACAGGGCCAGGGCTCCAGGGTGGGCCAGACCCGGGACTGTCCTCTGTGGGGTGGTCTGGGGAGTCGTGTGACTCAAGCTTTCTGTTCTGCCCTCTTGTTTCTGGAGCTCTCCCCGCACCAGCAGTGGTGGAGCTGTGAGCTGCCGCTCCCATGCCCATCTCTGGCTGCCCCACAGGTCCCCACCACCCAGTTCTGTTTCCCTCTGTGCTGCTCTAGGGCAGTGCCTGAGATTTTTGTCTTTCCTATGAGCCTCAGCTTTCCTACTTGGGGTGGGCCTGGACATTGGGTACCTGGGGCAGCTGAATGCTGAGGGCTTGTGATTCTGTCCAGGCAGAGGGGGACCTGCATGGGGTGCTGGGTGTCCAGGACGCCCACAAGTGACCAGTGCCCGCCCCTAGGTGGCGCAAACGTGGACCATGCTGCGGATCATCTACTGCAGCCCTGGCCTGGTGCCCACTGCGAACCTCAACCACAGCGTGGGCAAGGGTGGCTCCTGTGGCCTGCCCCTCATGAACAGGTAGATGCCGGGGGCAGCTCTCCccaggggctggggctgctcGAGCCCCCCCCACCCATGGGCCCTTCCTGCCCCCAGTTTCAATCTGAAGGATATGGCCCCAGGGTTGGGCAGTGAGGCGCGGCTGGACCGCAGCAAAGGAGATGCACGGAGCGATACAGTTCTGCTCGACTCCTCGGCCACACTCATCACCAACGAGGGTAGGCTGGGGTGCTGACGGGAGAGGGGTGGGGGTGTCCCAGAGGACCCTGAACGCCCACCCCATTGTCGGGCAGATAACGAGGAAACCGAGGGCAGCGACGTACCTGCCGACTACCTGCTGGGTGATGTGGAGGGTGAGGAGGACGAGCTGTACCTGCTGGATCCAGAACACGCGCACCGTGAGTGGGGGTCTGGGCAGGGTGGGGTTCAGAGGTGAATGGAGGACAGAGACTCAGAGCTGCTGCTGGTCCCTGCCTCCCAGCCGAGGAGCCTGAGTGTGTGCTGCCGCAGGAGGCCTTTCCACTGCGCCACGAGATCGTGGACACGCCTCCCGGGCCCGAGCACCTGCAGGACAAGGCCGACTCCCCGCACGTGAGCGGCAGCGAGGCGGATGTGGCCTCCCTGGCCCCCGTGGACTCCTGTTTCTCGCTCCTGTCTGTCTCACACGCACTTTACGACAGCCGCCTGCCACCTGACTTCTTCAGCGTGCTGGTGCGCGACATGCTGCATTTCTACGCTGAGCAGGGCGACGTGCAGATGGCTGTATCTGTGCTCATTATCCTGGGTGAACGGGTGCGCAAGGACATCGACGAGCAGACCCAGGTGTGTGGTGGGCGGGGCCTCCCCCCTCTGCAGCGCCGCCCCTGGCACCCAGACCCTGACCACCGGGCGCTCCCTCCCCCAGGAGCACTGGTACACTTCCTACATCGACCTACTGCAGCGCTTCCGCCTCTGGAACGTGTCCAACGAGGTGGTCAAGCTGAGCACTAGCCGCGCCGTCAGCTGCCTCAACCAGGCCTCCACCACCCTGCACGTCAACTGCAGCCACTGCAAGCGGCCCATGAGCAGCCGGGGCTGGGTCTGCGACAGGTGGGGCAGTGGGGTtgggagctggggcaggggcCTGCAGGCAGCGCAGGAGCCCCCGCTCAGGCGCCCTCCCTCCTGCCCGCCCCCAGGTGTCACCGCTGCGCTAGCATGTGTGCCGTCTGCCACCACGTGGTCAAGGGTCTGTTCGTGTGGTGCCAGGGCTGCAGCCACGGCGGCCACCTGCAGCACATCATGAAATGGCTGGAAGGCAGCTCCCACTGTCCCGCGGGCTGCGGCCACCTCTGCGAGTACTCCTGACGGGGCATCTGCTGGGCTTGCCTGGGGCCCGGGGACCTGACTGCCCGGCCGACCGCGTGCAGAACTCCGCGTGGTCTTGTGCCCGAGACGGGCGGAGGCTGAGACCCCAATAAAGGAAGTGGAGCCGCTGTCAGCACTGCGTGTCACCTCATCGCGCGGCGAGTCCGCCGTATGCCCGCGGCGCTGCTGGCGGGCGGGGGCTTTCGGCGCTGTCGCCATGGTAACCGGCGGCGCCAATAGTCTCTCTGGCCGCCTTCCCCGCGTTCCCGTAGAGGCCTCTTCCGGGGCGGGCCAAAGGAGGTCACTTCCGGGGTCCGTCCCGGCTGCCGGCCGTTGCCACGACGACGAAGCTGCCGGCCAATGGTTGGCGGACGGGCCCGAGGTTCCCGGCGTGCAACGCGGCTGTCTGAGGGCGCCGGGCTCATGGCGCCGGCGTCGCGGGTGCTCGCGCTCTGGGCGTTGGCGGCTGTGGCTCTACCGGGCTCCGGGGAGGAGGGCGACGGCGGGTGGTGAGCGGCCCGGGAGGGGCCGGGGCGGTGGGGGCACGTGCGGCGGGCGGGGCGCGGGCTGACCCAGCTGTGCCCGCAGGCGCCCGGGCGGGCCGGGGGCCGTGGCGGAGGAGGAGCGCTGCACGGTGGAGCGTCGGGCCGACCTCACCTACGCCGAGTTCGTGCAGCAGTACGTGCTTCCTTGATCGCGGAGGTCGGGCTCTGTTCACACGCCCGTCTGCCCGGACCGCCCAAGGCCGCCTTCCCTGATCTCGCGCGCGCGTGTGGGGCGGGGGCGGCGAGGGTGAAGGTCGGACCTGGCCGCGACTCTGCACTTCTTTCCAGGTACGCCTTCGTCAGGCCCGTTATCCTGCAGGGACTCACGGACAACTCGGTGAGCGCGCGCCCGTCCCCGGCCACTCTTGCCCCTGCTGGGTCCGGCCACTaagccccctccccgcccccgcaGAGGTTCCGGGCCCTGTGCTCCCGCGAAAGGCTGCTGGCCTCGTTTGGGGACAGAGTGGTCCGCCTGAGCACCGCCAACACCTACTCCTACCAGAAAGGTGAGCGGCCCCGCCCCTGCGCCCGCCCGTGTGCCAGCACCGGGACGGCTGGACCAGCCGGTCCTGACCCGGCTCTCTCCTGCAGTGGACTTGCCGTTCCAGGAGTATGTGGAGCAGCTGCTGCACCCCCAGGACCCCACCTCCCTGGGCAATGGTGAGTCAGCCCT
This genomic interval carries:
- the WDR24 gene encoding GATOR complex protein WDR24 — its product is MEKMSRVTTALGGSVLTGRTMHCHLDAPANAISVCRDAAQVVVAGRSIFKIYAIEEEQFVEKLNLRVGRKPSLNLSCADVVWHQMDENLLATAATNGVVVTWNLGRPSRNKQDQLFTEHKRTVNKVCFHPTEAHVLLSGSQDGFMKCFDLRRKDSVSTFSGQSESVRDVQFSIRDYFTFASTFENGNVQLWDIRRPDRCERMFTAHNGPVFCCDWHPEDRGWLATGGRDKMVKVWDMTTHRAKEMHCVQTIASVARVKWRPECRHHLATCSMMVDHNIYVWDVRRPFVPAAMFEEHRDVTTGIAWRHPHDPSFLLSGSKDSSLCQHLFRDASQPVERANPEGLCYGLFGDLAFAAKESLVAAESGRKPYTGDRRHPIFFKRKLDPAEPFAGLASSALSVFETEPGGGGMRWFVDTAERYALAGRPLAELCDHNAKVARELGRNQVAQTWTMLRIIYCSPGLVPTANLNHSVGKGGSCGLPLMNSFNLKDMAPGLGSEARLDRSKGDARSDTVLLDSSATLITNEDNEETEGSDVPADYLLGDVEGEEDELYLLDPEHAHPEEPECVLPQEAFPLRHEIVDTPPGPEHLQDKADSPHVSGSEADVASLAPVDSCFSLLSVSHALYDSRLPPDFFSVLVRDMLHFYAEQGDVQMAVSVLIILGERVRKDIDEQTQEHWYTSYIDLLQRFRLWNVSNEVVKLSTSRAVSCLNQASTTLHVNCSHCKRPMSSRGWVCDRCHRCASMCAVCHHVVKGLFVWCQGCSHGGHLQHIMKWLEGSSHCPAGCGHLCEYS